A genomic segment from Roseofilum capinflatum BLCC-M114 encodes:
- a CDS encoding TrmH family RNA methyltransferase → MLTSLQNPWVKQLRKLHQPKGRKQAQLCLLEGTHLVEAACQVNARLESAAYTPEWLAKYPQIGEKLPECCERVQPVSYEVLKSIATTVNPDGVIATLRRDARKPLSPQLNRLGLILETVQDPGNLGTIIRTGAGVGLEAIALSQDSVDLDHPKVLRASAGAWFRVPMAMQPSLPDFISQCRQEQMQIIATTADAPQTYWDINWTQPTWVLLGNEGAGLSSDLLELADRQVSIPIAEGVESLNVAISAALILYESQRQWTQKDG, encoded by the coding sequence ATGTTAACCAGTCTTCAAAATCCTTGGGTGAAACAACTGCGAAAGTTACATCAACCCAAAGGGCGCAAACAAGCCCAATTATGTTTATTGGAAGGAACCCATTTGGTAGAAGCGGCTTGTCAGGTGAATGCCCGTTTAGAGAGTGCCGCCTATACTCCGGAATGGTTGGCGAAATATCCCCAGATTGGAGAAAAACTGCCAGAGTGCTGTGAACGGGTGCAACCGGTGAGCTATGAGGTGTTGAAGTCCATCGCCACTACGGTGAATCCCGATGGTGTAATTGCTACTCTGCGCCGAGATGCTCGTAAACCTCTTTCGCCACAACTGAACCGACTAGGGCTAATTCTGGAAACGGTTCAAGATCCAGGGAATTTGGGCACAATTATTCGCACCGGTGCAGGGGTAGGCTTAGAGGCGATCGCCCTCAGCCAAGATAGTGTGGATTTAGATCATCCCAAAGTCCTACGTGCTTCTGCGGGGGCTTGGTTTCGGGTTCCGATGGCGATGCAACCGAGTTTACCGGATTTTATTTCTCAATGCCGTCAAGAACAGATGCAAATTATTGCTACCACTGCGGATGCACCCCAAACCTATTGGGACATCAATTGGACACAACCAACTTGGGTATTATTGGGCAATGAAGGGGCGGGGTTATCCTCAGACCTGTTGGAGTTAGCCGATCGCCAGGTGAGCATTCCTATTGCGGAGGGAGTAGAATCTTTGAATGTGGCGATCTCTGCTGCTCTGATTCTTTACGAGAGCCAAAGACAATGGACGCAGAAGGATGGATAA
- a CDS encoding NHLP family bacteriocin export ABC transporter peptidase/permease/ATPase subunit, protein MAQATAEKETKEKVYKRVKTPTLLQMEGVECGAASLGIILSYYGRIVPLPELRITCGVSRDGSNAANVVKAARTYGLQAKGFKKDPMKLKDVKPPFIVFWNFNHFLVVEGFVKDQVYLNDPMDGPRKISFEEFDRAYTGIVLIMEPGPDFKKGGRKPSMAAALYNRLQGSLGAILYCIVAGLLLVIPGLAVAVFSQVFVDNILVENRMEWLRPLILGMILTAIVQGMLSLLQFRYLRHLQIKLSVTMSGNFLWHVLRLPQRFYAQRFAGEIGDRVNLNTKVANVLSGELAKTVIDAMVVVFYAAVMFAYDWVLTLIGIFFSAVNVLVLQWVARRRKDTHSRLTQDEGKLAGVSIAALQSIETLKSAALESDFFARWSGYYAKTTNAQQTLGVPDQILGILPSLVTSLTTLFLLVVGGFRVMSGELSIGMLIAFQSLMTSFQQPVSTLVQFGSTLQELEGDINRLDDVLDNEVDAQVAQETKNQNALQVYANTSYKLQGYLELRNLTFGYAKVNPPLVADLSLKLQPGQRVALVGGSGSGKSTVAKLVAGLYEPWSGEILLDGIPREDIPREVLTNSLSMVEQDIFLFGGTVRDNLTLWDSTIPNSQLIRACEDAQILDAVLAIPGGLDGSLLEGAGNLSGGQRQRLEIARALVNDPSLLVMDEATSALDAETEKIIDQNLRRRGCTCLIVAHRLSTIRDCDEIIVLEQGKVVQRGTHEEMKQDEDSVYARLIQSE, encoded by the coding sequence ATGGCCCAAGCAACTGCGGAAAAAGAAACAAAAGAGAAAGTCTATAAGCGGGTAAAAACGCCGACCTTACTGCAAATGGAAGGGGTTGAATGTGGTGCTGCTTCTTTGGGTATTATTTTAAGTTACTATGGCCGGATTGTTCCTTTGCCCGAACTGCGAATTACTTGCGGAGTGTCTCGTGATGGGAGTAATGCGGCCAATGTGGTGAAAGCCGCTAGAACTTATGGCCTGCAAGCGAAGGGATTTAAGAAAGATCCCATGAAGCTTAAAGATGTGAAGCCTCCCTTCATTGTGTTTTGGAATTTTAATCACTTCCTGGTGGTGGAAGGGTTTGTCAAGGATCAAGTGTATTTAAACGATCCAATGGATGGCCCCAGGAAGATTTCGTTTGAAGAATTCGATCGCGCCTATACGGGAATCGTTCTGATCATGGAACCCGGGCCAGACTTCAAAAAAGGAGGGCGCAAACCCAGTATGGCTGCTGCCTTGTATAACCGCCTTCAAGGGTCTTTAGGCGCGATTCTATACTGTATTGTAGCGGGTCTGCTGCTCGTGATTCCTGGGTTAGCCGTCGCCGTTTTCAGTCAGGTCTTTGTGGACAATATTCTGGTAGAAAACCGGATGGAATGGCTGCGGCCGCTGATTTTGGGGATGATTCTGACGGCGATCGTGCAAGGGATGCTTTCCCTGCTGCAATTTCGGTATCTTAGACATTTGCAGATTAAACTTTCGGTCACCATGTCCGGTAATTTTCTGTGGCATGTTTTACGACTTCCTCAAAGATTTTACGCACAAAGGTTTGCTGGAGAAATCGGCGATCGCGTCAACCTGAATACCAAAGTCGCCAATGTTCTCTCTGGTGAGTTAGCCAAAACCGTCATTGATGCGATGGTTGTCGTCTTTTACGCGGCTGTCATGTTCGCCTATGACTGGGTACTCACCCTGATTGGCATCTTCTTTTCCGCCGTCAATGTCCTCGTTTTGCAATGGGTAGCCCGGCGACGCAAAGATACCCACAGTCGCTTAACCCAAGATGAAGGTAAACTTGCGGGTGTCAGTATTGCCGCCTTACAAAGTATTGAAACCCTCAAATCTGCTGCCTTAGAATCAGACTTTTTCGCCCGTTGGAGTGGCTATTACGCCAAAACCACCAACGCCCAACAAACATTAGGCGTTCCCGATCAAATATTAGGAATACTTCCTTCCCTCGTCACCTCTTTAACCACCTTATTTCTACTCGTAGTCGGTGGTTTTCGGGTAATGAGTGGCGAACTCAGTATTGGAATGTTGATTGCCTTTCAAAGCTTAATGACCAGCTTTCAACAACCCGTTAGCACCCTGGTTCAATTTGGCTCTACCCTACAAGAATTAGAAGGCGATATTAACCGTTTAGATGATGTCCTTGATAATGAAGTCGATGCCCAAGTCGCCCAAGAGACCAAAAATCAGAATGCTCTTCAAGTTTATGCCAACACTTCCTATAAACTACAAGGATATTTAGAGTTACGCAACCTTACCTTTGGCTATGCAAAAGTCAATCCCCCATTAGTGGCAGACTTAAGCTTAAAACTCCAACCCGGACAGCGTGTTGCCCTAGTCGGAGGCAGTGGTTCGGGCAAATCAACCGTTGCCAAATTAGTGGCTGGACTCTATGAACCTTGGTCAGGAGAAATTCTGTTAGACGGTATTCCTAGAGAAGATATTCCCAGAGAAGTATTAACCAATTCTCTCTCCATGGTGGAACAAGATATTTTCTTATTTGGCGGTACAGTCCGAGATAATCTCACCCTTTGGGATAGTACCATTCCCAATTCCCAATTAATTCGTGCCTGTGAAGATGCCCAAATTTTAGATGCCGTTTTAGCCATTCCTGGAGGACTGGACGGGAGTTTATTGGAAGGAGCTGGAAATTTAAGTGGAGGACAGCGCCAGCGTTTAGAAATTGCCCGCGCTTTAGTCAACGATCCTTCACTTTTAGTGATGGATGAAGCCACCAGTGCCTTAGATGCGGAAACAGAGAAAATTATCGACCAAAATTTGCGTCGTCGAGGTTGCACTTGTTTGATTGTGGCTCACCGTTTGAGTACGATTCGCGATTGTGATGAGATTATTGTTTTAGAACAAGGTAAGGTTGTACAGCGCGGAACCCATGAGGAGATGAAACAGGATGAAGATAGCGTTTATGCTCGATTAATTCAATCGGAGTAA